The genomic region GCCGGTGGACCGTGCCCGGGCCAAGGACGCGGTGGCGACACTCCGTCCGACCGGGTTCACGCCGGTCGGGCTCGCCCTGCGCTCCGCCGCGCAGGATCTGGGCAGCGGTTCCACCACCCGACGCATCGTGCTGATCACCGACGGGGAGGACACCTGCGCCCCGCCGGACCCGTGCGAGGTGGCCCGGGAGTTGGCCGCGCAGGGCACCAGCCTCGTCGTCGACACGCTCGGTCTCGCGCCCGACGAGAAGGTCCGCCGGCAACTGCTGTGCATCGCCAGCGCGACCGGCGGCACGTACACCGCGGCGCAGAGCGCTGAAGAGCTGACCGGACGGATCAAGCAGCTCGTCGAGCGGGCCGCCGACACCCACACGCGGGCACCGACAGTCGTCGGCGGTACCAGCGCCTGTGACTCGGCGCCGCTGCTCGCCCCCGGTGTCTACGCGGACCGGGAGGCGTTCTCCGAGCACCGCTACTACCGCGTTCCGGTACGCCCCGGGCAGGAGCTGCGTGCCTCGGTGAGCATGGCGCTGGACCGGCCCGTGAACCGGGACTACGGGGTGCTGCTGCGGGCCACCGCCGCCGACGGCCGGGAACTCGTCCGGGGCGCCGACGCCGGCAGCGGACGCGCCGACGTGCTCTCCGCCGGGCTGCGCTGGTCGGCAACCGCCGACGACGAGGACGACACGGTGGCCGAGCAGAGTGCGGCGCCCGTCGTCGAGCCCACCACCGTCTGCCTTGTGGTGAGCAATTCGTTCGCCCCCCGCCCCGGAACGGCCGCGACGCCCGGCATGCCTGTGGAGCTGACCATCGACGTGGTCGCCGCCGCTCCCGGCCCGGACGGCCCCGACCTCGGCCGGGGCTGGGTGCTGCTCGCCCTGCTCACCGTCGCCGGACTGCTCACCGGCCTGATCGCCGGTCTGCTCACCCGCTGGTGGGTCGCCACCTGGAGGGAGAACTGATGCGTACACCGCTGTTCCGCTCGCTCGTCGCGCTGCTCGCCGCCGGTGGGGCCACGCTGCTGCCCGCGGCGGCCGCCGCCGCCCCCACGCCGTCGCCGGGCGCCACCCCTGTGACCCGCGCCGGCACCTCGTTCCTCACCGCCACCCCGATCACCGCCGGGCAGCCGGTACGGGTGGACGCCTCGGTCGGCGACCACCTGTACTGGTCGTTCCCTGCCACCGCCGGGCAGGTGCACGAGATCAGTGCCACCGTCACCTTCCCGAAGGCACGCTCCGGCGCGTCCACCTGGACCGTCGACGTCTTCGACGGGCTGCGGCGGCGGCAGGCCTGCACCGCCGGGGCGCAGACCCCGACGGTGGACGCGAAGGCGTCGAGCGTGGCGCTGGGCTGCACACTGCGCGAGGTGCGGCCCTGGGCGGAGCCGTGGTCGGCCGACCCGCTGCCCGGCACGTACGTCGTCCGGCTCTCCGTTGTGGAACTGCCCGAGCCGGACCTCGGCGCGCCCATCGACGTGGACCTGCTCGTCGGAGTCGTCGCCGACCGGGGCTCCTCGGCCGAGGACGGTGAGCTGGCCGCGCCACTTGTGGCGAACACCAAGGCGGGGACAGTGCTCACCGCCGTACCCACGGAGGACCCGGAGGCCGACGACGAAGGTGACTCGCTGGCGGCCTGGCTGCCGGATCTCGGCTCGCGCTGGATCTGGACCGGCGTGGGCGGCGTGCTCGCCGCCGTGGCCGGCGTGGTCGGCTTCGCCCTGACGCGGCGTCCCCGACGCGCCTGAAACCCGCGCGACAAGTCGGTGGTCCCGCCGTCGGGCGGGGCCACCGACTGCGGGGCATTTTCGGCGGCCCGGCCGTTCACCTGCGGCGCGGGATCCAGCCGATGAAGCGATCCTGGAGGGACATGACCGGGGCGGTACGCAGATCCTCCGTGGCGGCGGCGAGGCACGAACCCAGGTAGACGCTCAGCATCGCCCGGTCACCCCCGTACTCCGCCAGCAGCCGGCCGCGTTTCGTCGCGCACGGCCACTCCTCACCGCAGGAACCGCAATTCCAGCCAGGGGTCGTCGGGGCATGCTCGTCAGCCCGCACTCCCGGCCGTTCCGCACCATCGGTCATCGCATAGTCCTCTCCAGATGTCCACGGGACTGGCGGCCGCGCGCGGCCAGCTTTGATGGTGGTCCCTCCGGAGCCATCAGGGAGGGAGCGACGCGTCCCTCCGGTGATACATCTTTGCGGTACCTTCTCCCCTCGTGAGAGTCAGAAAGTTGACGGTCGGCCGGTTATCGGCGCTCAACGTCCGTTTCTACCGATTGGTAGGCGACAACGATGCGTGACCTGCTGCCCCCGACGGTGGCCGTGGCCGTCGCCGGCCCCGACGACTGGGCCGGGAAGCTGCTCGCCGCCGAGCAGGAATGCCTCGGCGAACGGGCGGTACAGGCCCGTCGCCGGGACTTCACCGCCGGCCGCGTCTGCGCCCGCCGGGCACTGACCGACCTCGGCCTGCCGGCGACGGCGGTACCGGCCGCCGCCGACCGCGCGCCCGTCTGGCCTGCCGGCGTCGTCGGCAGCATCACCCACACCAGCGGCTACTGCGCCGCCGCCGCAGCCCGCGCCACCGACCTCCGGTCCGTCGGTATGGACGCCGAGCGGCACCGCGAAATCAACACCGGGGTACGCCGACTCGTGCTGCTGCCCGAGGAGGAGGAGAACTGCGCCCGGCTGCCCGCCGGCACCTCCTGGCCGGTCGTCTACTTCAGCGCCAAGGAGACCGTCTACAAGGTCTGGTACCCGGTCGTCGGCAGCTGGTTGGACTTCCACGACGCCCACCTGAGCATCGACCCGGACGCCGGTACGTTCACCGCACGGATCGCACCCTCCCGGGTGGACGCCGCCGACGTCGTCGACCCACCCGCCACGATCGCCGGGCGGTTCGTTGTCGCCGACGGCCTGGTCCGTACCGCCGCCGTCCTCCCGCTCAGCTGAGTCGCGTCGTCCACACTGGCCGGGCGGAAGTGCCGGTCCGGCGCATCGACAGGACCCTCGACAGGGCACGGTAACGTCGGCGGGTTCCCGAAGCCGCAACTGACGAGGTGCCAAGGAGTACGTTGACCCACCCCCAGCCCCCCAGCGGGCCGCAGGACCCTCAACAGCCGAACCCGGAGCCACCGGCCCAGCCGAACCCGGAGCCACCGGCCCAGCCGAACCCGGAGCCACCGGCCCAGCCGAACCCGGAGCCACCGGCCCAGCCGAACCCGGAGCCACCGGCCCAGCCGAACCCGGAGCCACCGGCCCAGCCGAACCCGGAGCCACCGGCCCAGCCGAACCCGGCGACACCGGCCCAGCCGAACCCGGCGACACCGGCCCAGCCGAACCCGGCGACACCTCCGCAGACCGCCGCCGACCCGACCGCCCCGACGGCGCCCGAATCGCCCAGCCCGTGGTCGCCACCTCCACCGCTGGTGTTCGGCGCGCAGCAGCCTGCCGCGCCGCAGCCCTCCCACGGCGGTGAGCCGCAGCAGCCGTCCGTCAGCGAGCAGCCGCCGTTCTCCAGCGCACCGCAGCCGCCGTTCACCGGCGACCAGCAGCCACCGCCGTTCTCGAGCCCGCCGCAGCCGCCGTTCACCGGCGCACCGCAGCCGCCGTTCGCTAGCGACCAGCCGCCGTTCACCGGCGCACCGCAGCCGACCCCGCCGTACTCCTCCCCGCCGTACTCGTCCCCGCCGGGTCCGCACTGGCAGCAGCAGGCGCCGTTCGCAGCCGGTGGGTACCCGCCCGCCGGCGGCGGCGGTGGTTATCCGCCGCCGACCGGGCCGGGCTACCCGCCGCCGACCGGGCCGGGTTACCCGCCGCCGGCTGGGCCGGGTTATCCGCCCGGCATGCCGCCGCCCGCGACGGGGGCGAACTCCACGAAGACCGTGCTGATCATCGTGGTCATCGCAGCCGTGCTTGCCCTGCTGTGCTGCGTGGGCGGCATCGTGACGATGGTCGTCGGTGCGAACCGCACCGCGAACGAGACGATCGAGTCCATACCCGAACTCGGGGGGCCGGCGCCCGCCCCGTCGTCCACCGGCGGCCCGTCGATGAACATGCCGGCGGGGAACTCCGCGCAGATCGACGACGACCGGGGCGTCATGAAGGTCACCGTGACCAAGTTCAGCACCGCCACCGAACCGTGCAGGACGAGCGGCCCCAAGCCCGACAAGGGCATGTACCTGATCGCCGACGTGACCGTGTCGATCGTCGAGGGCACCGGCTCGATCAACCAGCTGTACTTCTGGTGGATCGCCGCCGACGGCACCAGGACCAGCACCATCGTCGGGATTTTGTCCGGCTGCGGCACGACGCTGCGGTCCGGCACCAACCTGACCGCCGGCACCACCCACACCGGCACCATCGTGTTCAACGTGCCCGACACCAACGGCACTCTGGAGTACCAGCACAGGTTCAGGACCGCCGCCAGCTGGAAGCCGTGACGCTGTGACGTGGGGCCGGCCCGTCGGGGCCGGCCCCAGCTCGAACAGGTTGGCCGCCTCGTCCCGGCGGCCCGACTGCCGTACTCCCCGCGCCGACTTCGGCCCAAGCAGCCTGCCGTACTCCCCGCGCCGACTTCGGCCCGAGCAGGCAGTCGTTCCCGGTGGTCACCAAGCCCTACCAACTGGAGGGCGCGGCCGCCCGGCTCCGCCGCCGTGCCGGCACCCTTTGGCGGCCTTGTCGCGCGCTAGCTGTCGCCGCCGAAGAGGGAGAGATAGCGGCCGAGATAGAGCGACCATCCGGCGTCGCTGTCGACTCCGTCTCGAACGGACTCCCAGCCAGGGCCGTGCCGCTCAAGATGCCGGTGTTCCAGCGCGATCCGGGTCCGGCCCGGTGCCTCGACGATGAAGGCGACTTCGACCTCGCTGGCGAGGTCCGGGTCGGGTTCGGGTTGCCAGGTCGGCCCGATGTCCCAGCTGAAGACGACGCGGGTCGGCGGCTCGTACGCGAGGATGCGCGCCCACCGGCATTCACTGCCGTCGACACCCCGGTCGTAGATGTGCCCGCCGACCCTCGGCTCGAACACTGTCGCGGCGATGGGGACCGTGAGCAGGTTGTGCTCGCGGGGCTTGAAGTCGCCGAACCGCTCGACGAATACGGTGAAAGCCTGCTCGATGGGCGCATCGACGACGATTTGCCGGCGCACCACCGCCGTAGCTGCTTGCGTCATGGACGCTCCTCGGTCTCTTCGACGATGTCCTGATAGCCGTCCAGCGCCCGTCGCCAGAACGTGTCGAGCTGGTCCCGTAGTGCGGCCAGCCCATCCGGACTCAGCCGGTAGACGCGACGGGTTCCCATCGGGTGGTCGACCACCAGGCCCGCGCTCTTGAGCACCTTGAGGTGCTGCGACACGGCTGGTCGACTGATGGGCAGCTCGTCTGCCAGCTCCCCCACGGCGCAGGGTCTCTCGGCCAGGCGCTGAACGATGGCGAGCCTGCTGGGATCACCCAGCGCCTCCCAGCCTGGATGCACTCCGTAAGTCACCACGAACGTAAGCTACGACTTACCGATGCTGGCGTCAAGGCGAGAATTGAACGCCTCGACGCCCCGACAGCCTGCGGATCACCTGAAACCGGCGCGCTACTGGTGGCCGAAGAATGGCCCTGAGGGGCAATCATCAGCGGCGCTCCGCGATACGCGCGCCCAAACGAAAACAGGGCCCGAAGGCCCTGGATTCTCGCTGATCTGCGCCCGCTGATCTTGCCTGCGGGCCCCCCTGGTCGTACGTGTTGCTGGTGGAGCTGAGGGGATTTGAACCCCTGACCCCCTCGATGCGAACGAGGTGCGCTACCAGTCTGCGCCACAGCCCCCCACCGGCGAGCCGGCTTCGGTCCCACCCGGCTTACACCGGGCGGGCCGGCAGCAAGGCTAACAGGTCGCCGGCCTCCACCGCGAATCCGCCCCCGCCGCCGCGCCGCCATCAAGCCGACGCCGCGCCAACGCCGCACCGAAGATCGACTCGGCTTCCTTGAAACCGGGGCATCCGGGACGCCACGACACCGCGATTTCCAGGAAACCGAGTCGATCAAGAGCAAGCGCCGCCCGACCAAGAGCCTCAGGCTCCTCGGCCCGCCTCATAGGGGCGGCCACGTAGCCCGCCGGAGCGTCGGTACGACACCGAGCCACCGTTGACGGCCGCCGGCAGGTCTCCGGGGCGGTCGAGGCCCATGGCGGCTCGGCGTACCCCTTCGCGCTGGGCCGCCAGGCGGCGTTGCGCCTCGCGGCGGGCAGCGGCACGGCGGGCCTGTTCGCGGCGGACCTCGGCCTGGCGGGCGGCCAACCAGGCCGCTTCGCGGGCCCGGGCGCGGCGTCGGCGGCGACCGGCGAGGGCCTGACCGCGCAGGTGGACGACGTACATGGCAAGCAGCAGGAAGGTGACCGAGAAGCTGATCCAGAAGCCGGGGCTGACGAACAGCACGCCGATCAACTCGACGAAGTTGAGCAGCAGCAGGGCGGCGAGTACGCGGCGGCGGCGGTACACGGCGGGGGTGTGCTGTCGGCGCGGCGGCGGGCGGCGACGGGACCGCTTGGGGGCCGGCGGTACGGCGCGCAGCCGGCCGGAGCGGCGGGCTGCCGGGGGCGCGGAGACCGGCGCGGCCAACCTACCTGTAGTCGCGTCCTCACTCAGAGTGATGGTGAGGGAGCGCGGAGGGTGGACGGGTCGCCGTCCGGGCACAGTGCGGCGCCGTCGGCGGCGCTGGAGCACCCGCGCCGTCGACTGCGCCCGCTCCGCCACCAGCCGCTCGGTGGCGTCGTACCGGCGAACCAGCGCCGGGGCCAGGGCGAGCAGGCCGGCGGCGGCGAGGACGGCGAGGAGCACCGAGGTCGGCACCCTCACCCCTCCCGTCACCAATTCGGAGCAACCGCCACCCGACCGCAGGATCTTCCACCGATCGCGCCTGGGTGCGTAGATCGTCCGGACGGGGGAACGCTTGCCACAGCTTGCAGTTACTTGAGGTTACGGCTCGCCGACCGGGATGCCACCGCGCCGCGCCGATCCCGTGCGTGGGACGGCTCACCGGGCGTTTGCGCGTACCCGATGCCAGCGGGCCAAAAGACCGCCCTCGGCGGCGATCTCCTCGCTCGTCATCGCGTATCCGATGTGGTCCCGCCAGGCGCCGTCGATGTGCATGTAGCGCACGTGGTACGCCTCCTCGCGGAAGCCGAGTTTTTCCACAACCCGCCGGGAGGGCCGGTTCTCCGGTCGGATGTTGACCTCCACCCGGTGCAGCCCGCCCGGCCCGAACGCGTGGTCCACGGCGAGCGCCAGCGCCGTCGGGATCACGCCCTGACCGGCGACCCGGGCGTCCACCCAGTAGCCGACGTATCCGGAGCAGAAGGCACGCCGGACGATGCTGCCAACGTTGATGTGCCCGACCAGTCGATCCCGGTCGCCCTCACGCAGACAGACCGCGAACGGCATGCCTTCGCCCTCCCGGGCGGACCGGCGCTGGTCGCGGTGCACCCAGCGGAACGCGGCAGGCGAGTTCAGCTCGTCCCAACTTCCGGGCAGCGACGACTCCCAGGGCGCCAGCCAGGCCCGGTTGGCCCGGCGTACCTCAGACCAGGCCGCCGCGTCGGAGCGCCGGTAGGGACGCAGCAACACCGGGCCGTCGGCCAGCACCGCCGGCCAGCCGGGTGCCCGCACGGGTCCGAAGAGACTCACACGCACAGTCTCCCGCGCGGGACCCTGTCGCGCGCAAGTAGACCCGCGATGAACCGCTGACCGCCCATCGTGGGAGCGGACCGCGAGCGGGCAGATAGGGCAACCGTCACCGACGGCGGTCGAGCAGCAGTACGTCCACGGTGGAGCCGGCGGCGGCGGTGGTGACCCGCTCCCCGAGCACCAGCAGCCCGTTCGCCTCGGCCAGTCCGGACAGGGTGAACGGCCCGCCGCTGAGCGGCTGCACCGTGTACCCGCCGCCACGCCGCTCGGCGACGTGCGCGGGCCGGAACTCCCGCAGCCCACCCGGGGACGACACGGTCTCCAACAGGTGCGCGCGGACGCTGGGACGGAACACCGGCTCGGCGCCGGCAAGCAGTTGGATGGCGGGACGCGCCAGCACCTCGAAGCCGATCAGCGCGGCACCGGGATCGCCGGGCAGGCAGACCACCGGCACCTCCTCGGCGCCGACAGTGCCGAAGCCGAGCGCGGTGCCCGGGTAGAGCGCCACATCGGTGAAGGTGACCGGGCCGGCCCGGCCGCCCTCGCGGCGGGACAGGATACGGCGCACCATGTCGCCGGGGCCGGTGCCGGTACCGCCCGTCGTGATGATCAGGTCGGCGCGCAGGGTCTGGTCCTCCAGAAGCCCGCGCAGCCCTTCCGGGTCGTCGTCGCAGATACCCACCCGGTACGCCAGCGCGCCCACCTCGGCCGCGGCTGCGGTCAAGGCGTGCGAGTTGGCGTCCACCACCTGCCCAGGCTGGCTGCCCCGGCCGACGTCGACAAGTTCGTCGCCGGTGGCCACGATGACGACCCGTGGGCTGGGCCGGACCACCACGTGCCCGATGCCGGTGGCGGCGAAGACGGCGACCAGCGCCGGGGAGACGTATGTGCCGGCACGGGCGAGCAGGGTGCCGACGGCCAACTCCTCACCGGCGCGGCGCACCCCGTACCCCCGCTTGGGGGCGCGGAAGATCTCCACGGCGGCCATGCCCTGGTCGGTCCATTCGACAGGGACCACGACGTCGGCGGCGACCGGCAGCGGCGCCCCGGCGGCCACCGAGAAGCACGAGCCCGGGGTGAGCCGCACCGGTCGCCAACTCGCCGCGCCCAGGTCGCCCACCACGTTGAGCCGGATGGTCCGCCCACCGGGCGTACCCGATGGGGCCGGGACGTAGCTCGGGCCCCGGCCCCCTCCGGAGATGTCCTCCCAGCGTGCCGCGTACCCGTCCACGGCCGCCTGATCGAAGGCCGGGAAGGCGTGCGGCGCGACGACGTCCTCGGCGAGGACGTTGCCGTGCGCCTGGGTGAGGTCGAGGTCGAGTGGCGGCAGCGCTCGTAACCTGCGCAGCACGCTGCCCAGGTAGTCGGCGAGCGGCGTCAACTCGTTCGCGGCCGCCTCGGCGTCGGCCGTAGCTGTCATGTACCAGATCCGCCTGCCGCGTCGGCCTTCACGAACTCGGCCAGCCAGGAACGGAACTCGGCGCCGAGGTCCTCGCGCTCGGCGGCGATCTGCACGACCGTCTGCAGGTATCCGAGCGGCATGCCGGTGTCGTAGCGGGTGCCCCGGTAGACGATCGCGTGCACCGGCGTGCCCTCGGTACGCAGCAACTCCATGGCGTCGGTCAGCTGGATCTCGCCGCCGCTGCCCGGCTTGGTCCGCCGGATCGCGTCGAAGATCTTCCCCGGCAGGACGTACCGGCCGAGCACGGCGAGGTTGCTCGGGGCGTCCTCCGGCTGCGGCTTCTCCACCATGCCTGTCACCTTGACGACCTCGCCGATGTCGGTGAGCTCCGACTCGGCGGGCTCGACGGAGGCGATGCCGTACCGCTTGGTCTCGGCCGGGTCGACCTCGAAGAAGGCGAGCACCACGCCGCCGGTGCGGGCCTGCAACTCAAGCATTGCCGGCAGCAGCGGCTCGGACGGCTTGACGAACTCGTCGCCGAGCAGCACAGCGAACGGCTGGTCACCGACGTGCGACTCGGCGTACCCGACGGCGTGACCGAGCCCGAGCTGCTCCGGCTGCCGGACGGTGTAGATCTCGGCCAGCTCACTCGGCCGGCGTACGGCGGCCAACCGCTCGGCGTCGCCCTTCTCCTCAAGCCTGGCCTCCAGGTCGGGGCGACGGTCGAAGTGGTCCACCATCGACGTCTTACCCCGTCCGGTGATCAGCAACACGTCGCCGATGCCGGCCTGGGTCGCCTCCTCGACGATGTACTGCAACACCGGCCGGTCCACCACCGGTAGCAGTTCCTTGGGCACCGCCTTGGTGGCCGGCAGGAAGCGGGTGGCCAGTCCGGCGGCCGGGATGACGGCCTTGACCGCCAGGGGACGGCCGGTTGCGGCGACCGTCGATGAGGGGTTCGCTGAGTGCTCCGACATGCCGCGAGACTATCGGCCACGGCTCTGCCGCGGCGGGTGTGGCCCAGAAGACGCGCCGCCACCCGACCCCGGCCGCCCGGCATCCGGGCCGGCCCGCGAGCCTTCGCCGGTGGTGGCGGCCGCGTCGTCGGTCGGCTCCGGCCGGGCGTGCGCCGGCCCCGGCGGGTCCGATTCGGGTACGCCCGCAGCCGACTCCGACCGGGCGGGCCCGCCCGGCTCCCGTTGGGCGTGCATGGGCCGGCCGGCGCGCGGCAGCCCATCGGGTGGGCTGACGGCACCCGAGGGCACCGGGATCTCGCACATCGGCACGTCGGGGCGGATCTCGGCGACCCGATAGGTGTCCCGACCGGCCGCCTTGGCCGCGTAGAGGGCGTCGTCGGCGGCTTCCAGCACCTCCCGGCCGGTGGTGCCGTGGTGCGGGTAGACGGCGATGCCCACCGACACGGTCACCACGATCGGCCCGGCGTACGCCTCGACGACCACCGGCGTCTCCCGTACCGCCGCGCCCAGCCGTTCCGCGACGATCGCCGCGCCCCGGGCGTCGGTCTCCGGCAGGAGCAGCACGAACTCCTCGCCGCCCTGGCGAAAGGCGAGGTCCACCTCGCGGATCTCGCCGCGCATCCGCTGGGCGAACTCGGCGAGCACCGTGTCCCCGGCCGCGTGCCCGTACGTGTCGTTGACGTCCTTGAAGCGATCCAGGTCGAGGGCGAGCACGCTGAGCATCCGGCCGAACCGGCTGGCCCTCTCCACCTCCCGCCGGATCGACTCGCTCAGGTAGCGGTAGTTCCACAGCCCCGTGAGCGGGTCGGTGAGGGAGAGCCGCTGCGCCTCCTCGTGCACCCGGACGTTGTCCACCGCCACTGCCGCGTGCCCGGCGAAGGTCCGCAGGGTGACGAGGTCGTCGTCGTCGAACTCGTCGGCGCCCAGCCGGTCGTAGAGGGCCAGCACTCCCAGCGCCGCCGCCGGCGCGCCGGCCTCGTCGGCCTCCGCCGTTCCACCCGAACCGGCAGTGGTCCCGCCGCCCACGGTGGTCCCGCCGCCCACGGCGGTCCCGCTGCCGCCGAGGGTCGCTGTGCCGCCACCGGGGATGGCTGTGCCGCCGCCCACGGCGGTCGTGCCGCCGGGGGTGGCGAACGGCACCGCGACGTACGTGCGGCAGCGTGGCTCCCCCGTCGGGATCTCGGTCGCCTCCACGCGCCCCCGCTGCGGCACACCGGTTGCGGCCACCGCACCCACCACGCCGACGCCCACCGGCACCCGCAGCGGCTCCGGGCCGTCCTGGTCCCCCGCCGGCCAGCGCCCGTCCAGCCCTTCGCTGCACTGCGCGACGAGCACCCCGCCGGACTCCACAAGCAGCACCGCGCCGGCCCGCGCACCGGTGGCCGCGATGGCGCTGTGCAGGATCACCCGCAGGATGCGTTGCAGGTCATGGGTGCTGGCCAGGGTGTCGCCGAGCACCGCCAGGTGCCCGCGTAACTGGTCGCGGCTGCTGGTGAGCGCCGCGACGTACGACCCGGTCTCCCGGGTCATCCGGTTGAACGCGACGGCCAGGCGGCCCAGTTCGTCCCGGCTGCGCACCGGCACCCGGGCGGTCAGGTCTCCGTGCGCCACCCGGTCCACGGCACCGGCCAGCTCCACAAGCGGTCGGGTGGTCACCCGGGCGAGTCGCCAGGCGGCCAGCACGGCGAGCAGCCCGGCCAGCACGACCGCGCCGGCAAGCGTGGCGGGCAGACCGGGTGGCCGCTCGCTGGGCACCGAGAGCACCAACGGCAGCGGCTGCCCGCTGGACGGCCCGATCCGCCGCACGTACCGACCGTCGGTGGTCTCCGTGACCCGTTCGCCGTGGGTGGCGTTGGCGGCGGCAAGCACCGCGTCGCGTACCTCGCGGGACTCGGTGGTGTGGGTGAACCTGGCGGCACTCGCACCCCCGTCGAGCAGCGTGACGGCCACCCCGGTGACCGCCGCGAGCCGGGCCACGAAGGCGGGGTCGACCAGCTGCGCGGCGGCCACCGTACCCACAAGGGCCCCGGCCCGGTCGTGCAGGTCGACCCGGGCGGCCAGCGCGCGGACCGGGCCGGGCGACGCGGCGGCCGGGCCGGAGCAGTCCCGCCACGGCATCGGCGGCGCGCCTGGTGAGGCGTAGGTGACCTGACCGGTCACGTCGGTGATCAGGACGGCGGCGGCCAGTCCTCGGCCGACGAGCTGGCCGGCGGCGACGGCGGGTTCGCCGGTGAGGGCGACCGCGTCGGCCGTGGCACGTAGCTGCTGGCAGAGGGCGTCGA from Micromonospora profundi harbors:
- a CDS encoding diguanylate cyclase, producing MTLRGRLTGAFLVVVLGPVLLGAFFVASTVATVDHSRSIERLAVAASTVRTSVDALCQQLRATADAVALTGEPAVAAGQLVGRGLAAAVLITDVTGQVTYASPGAPPMPWRDCSGPAAASPGPVRALAARVDLHDRAGALVGTVAAAQLVDPAFVARLAAVTGVAVTLLDGGASAARFTHTTESREVRDAVLAAANATHGERVTETTDGRYVRRIGPSSGQPLPLVLSVPSERPPGLPATLAGAVVLAGLLAVLAAWRLARVTTRPLVELAGAVDRVAHGDLTARVPVRSRDELGRLAVAFNRMTRETGSYVAALTSSRDQLRGHLAVLGDTLASTHDLQRILRVILHSAIAATGARAGAVLLVESGGVLVAQCSEGLDGRWPAGDQDGPEPLRVPVGVGVVGAVAATGVPQRGRVEATEIPTGEPRCRTYVAVPFATPGGTTAVGGGTAIPGGGTATLGGSGTAVGGGTTVGGGTTAGSGGTAEADEAGAPAAALGVLALYDRLGADEFDDDDLVTLRTFAGHAAVAVDNVRVHEEAQRLSLTDPLTGLWNYRYLSESIRREVERASRFGRMLSVLALDLDRFKDVNDTYGHAAGDTVLAEFAQRMRGEIREVDLAFRQGGEEFVLLLPETDARGAAIVAERLGAAVRETPVVVEAYAGPIVVTVSVGIAVYPHHGTTGREVLEAADDALYAAKAAGRDTYRVAEIRPDVPMCEIPVPSGAVSPPDGLPRAGRPMHAQREPGGPARSESAAGVPESDPPGPAHARPEPTDDAAATTGEGSRAGPDAGRPGSGGGASSGPHPPRQSRGR